One Oncorhynchus mykiss isolate Arlee chromosome 9, USDA_OmykA_1.1, whole genome shotgun sequence genomic window, ACCGTAACAAAATGTACTGCAGTAGAAGATTGACAAAAAATAAAAGAAAAGCGTTTCTTATTGTAAAAGTTCAGGTAGATCCCTCCCGGTTTCAGTCCGTTTTGTTCCGTTCGGTGACTAATGAACATGACCTACTTTCACCCAGTAGTTCCATATAGAATCGCTTCTGTATCCTGTGGATATGACGAATAAAGTTTGATTTCATTTCCTTTTTGATACCTACGCAATTTTTTCAGATCGAGGGCATTTAACCTTTTCTATCCCCTCACCTCCccagtcccaaatggaaccctatatagcacaccatatagggaatagggtgccgatAAGGTACGTTACCCACAGgcacagatctgagaccagtttTAAGCCTACCCCTCAAAAGGTACGTTACCCACAGGCACAGATCTGAGACCAATTTTAAGCCTACCCCTCAAAAGGGGCGTTACCCACAGgcacagatctgagaccagtttTAAACCTACCCCTGAAAAAAGGGATGGTGCACCATTTTGGCAATTAAGCCCTTTaactactgacccagagtcagataaaCTCATGGATACAAATGTGTCTCTGAGTGTAGTTTAAAGGAAGTTGAAGTTTTGTGAGCCTTTGATAAACTAGTGTTAGcgtaatgactggaagtctatggtatcagTTAGCTGATGGCGCTAACGCCAGCATCACCTAGAGATTCAGCCACAGAAAGATTTTTTTCTTGAGCCAATGGTAAGGAACATAATtataaatcatttgtagactgcaaattgaccgcaagaagcccaaacaaatatatatacactgactaaaacaatcatttcaaacctggCTTAGATTTGGTATACAATCAcatatatctctctattatgAGAGAGAACACTTTGGTACAGATTTACAAAATCAAAATCACTTGGAACTGATTTGCAGGGGTTTTTTCAGtctttatgtccaacaataaaataacgtaaacttgtatttattttttgctcagaaaacttgggcgAGTGGGTAAATAAAATCGGGGCACCGGTTGGGGAACCCTGTCAGACTTTCAGTCATTGCCAAAATGTGACAATATCCCTTTAATGATTACAACTATATTTTGGGAGGGTAAAACTGGTCCAAGATCAGTATCCAGGGGCAACATCTCCCTGGGGCCTACAACAGCATGCAGGCGTTCTTCTTTCCACGTCTCTTGGCCTGTAGCGCCGCCCTGGTGGCCATCTCAAACACCTCCCTGACTCCGTCCTTGGTCTTAGCTGAGCACTCCTGACAGCCGTAGGCACCGATCCGGTTAGCCATGTCTCTGCCCTCCTCCGACTTCACTGGCTCctagagacgtagagagagagagagagagaaaagaaaaaaaagatttTGTTTAGCGAGAGACGGAGAAGAGGTGACCTGTCCATCACACACGTACCCGTTTcatcttggagagagagagaagttaacagacacacacaccgttaACCATGTCTCTGCTACAGGGAGAAGGGTGTCACGTACCTGTTTCATCTTGGCCAGCTCCCTGCGTGTGTGTTCGTCGTTCCTCAGGTCCTTCTTGTTGCCCACGAGGATGATGGGAACATTAGGACAGAAGTGTTTCACCTCTGGAGTCCACTTCTCTGGAATGTTCTCTGGAGGGAGAGATGTTAGTGGGTGTGTGTCGTGTTCAGTTAATtcctctgactgtgtgtgtgtgtgtgtgtgtgtgtgtgtgtgtgtgtgtgtcattagtcGTATGTACCGGATACACACAGTATACACCAGGGGTAatgaactctgaccctacgaggtccggagtctgctgcttttctgttctacctgataattaattacacccacctggtgtctccgGTCTAAATCAGTCTctaattagaggggaatcacctaCCTGGTGTCTCATGTCTAAATCAGTCTctaattagaggggaatcacctaCCTGGAGTCTcatgtctaaatcagtccctaattagaggggaatcacctaCCTGGTGTCTcatgtctaaatcagtccctaattagaggggaatcacctaCCTGGTGTCTcatgtctaaatcagtccctaattagaggggaatcacctaCCTGGTGTCTcatgtctaaatcagtccctaattagaggggaatcacctaCCTGGTGTCTcatgtctaaatcagtccctaattagaggggaatcacctaCCTGGTGTCTCATGTCTAAATCAGTCTctaattagaggggaatcacctaCCTGGTGTCTcatgtctaaatcagtccctaattagaggggaatcacctaCCTGGTGTCTcatgtctaaatcagtccctaattagaggggaatcacctaCCTGGTGACTcatgtctaaatcagtccctgatgaAAGGGgtatcacccacctggtgtcccaggtctaaatcagtccctgattaaaggggtatcacccacctggtgtcccaggtctaaatcagtccctgattagaggggaatcacccacctggtgtcccaggtctaaatcagtccctgattaaaggggtatcacccacctggtgtcccaggtctaaatcagtccctgattagaggggaatcacccacctggtgtcccaggtctaaatcagtccctgattaaaggGGTATCAcctacctggtgtcccaggtctaaatcagtccctgattaaaggggtatcacccacctggtgtcccaggtctaaatcagtccctgattaaaggggtatcacccacctggtgtcccaggtctaaatcagtccctgattaaaggggaatcacccacctggtgtcccaggtctaaatcagtccctgattaaaggggtatcacccacctggtgtcccaggtctaaatcagtccctgattaaaggggtatcacccacctggtgtcccaggtctaaatcagtccctgattaaaggggaacaatgaaaaaatgcagtggaactggggGTATACACCGTCCAACAAAACACTTCCTGATCTGAGGGGGTATACACCATCCAACAAAACACTTCCTGATCTGAGGGGGTATACACCATCCAACAAAACACTTCCTGATCTGAGGGGGTATACACCGTCCTACAAAACACTTCCTGATCTGAGGGGGTATACACCGTCCTACAAAACACTTCCTGATCTGAGTTGGAGGGGGTACACACCGTACAACAAAACACTTCCTGATCTGAGGGGGTATACACCATCCAACAAAACACTTCCTGATCTGAGTTGGAGGGGGTATACACCGTACAACAAAACACTTCCTGATCTGAGTTGGAGGGGGTATACACCATCCAACAAAACACTTCCTGATCTGAGGGGGTATACACCATCCAACAAAACACTTCCTGATCTGAGGGGGTATACACCATCCAACAAAACACTTCCTGATCTGAGGGGGTATACACCATCCAACAAAACACTTCCTGATCTGAGGGGGTATACACCATCCAACAAAACACTTCCTGATCTGAGTTGGAGGGGGTATACACCGGCCAACAAAACACTTCCTGATCTGAGGGGGTATACACCGTCCAACAAAACActtccttgctgtgtgtgtgttgtatgttacCTAAACTATCTGGGCTGTCTACAGAGAAGCACATGAGTATAACGTCAGTGTCGGGGTAGGAGAGAGGTCTCAGTCTGTCATAGTCCTCCTGTCCTGCTGTGTCCCATAACGCTAACTCCacctgggagaaagagagagagagaggagagagtcatttAGCACAGTGGTTAAGGAAGTCAATCCAGCTTTCAACATATTCTtcaaagttgtaatagtagaatgtacaAGGTGACATTTCTAAATCGGGTattgcatcatcagttcctcttgtcctGTCAGTCATTGCAGACCTTAGTTAGCTATTTATAACTTTTCAGAAACATCCAGATCAACTATGCCCATGTCAACTAAcgttttttagcccatagattctgtttttagcccatagattctgtagtaatgtttgagtcactgaAATACCACATGAATAAACATTACACATGGCAAAACGTATACaactgcaggaaattagctttaaacctGCTAAATGTTCTCAAGAAGGGTGTGAACAGTGCTTCTGCCCACAGAAAGACGTGGTGCATGATGGGATGATTTAGCAGACACTACTACCCAGGGCAGTTTgtgcattcatcttcagatagctaggtggaccagtcatagtcagtacattcatcttcagatagctaggtggaccagtcatagtcaggacattcatcttcagatagctaggtggaccagtcatagtcaggacattcatcttcagatagctaggtggaccagtcatagtcaggacattcatcttcagatagctaggtggaccagtcatagtcaggacattcaccttcagatagctaggtggaccagtcatagtcaggacattcatcttcagatagctaggtggaccagtcatagtcagtacattcatcttcagatagctaggtggaccagtcatagtcagtacattcatctccagatagctaggtggaccagtcatagtcagcacactcatcttcagatagctaggtggaccagtcatagtcaggacattcatctgcagatagctaggtggaccagtcatagtcaggacattaaacttcagatagctaggtggaccagtcatagtcaggacattaaacttcagatagctaggtgagacaacctcatatcacagtcagtacattcatctccagatagctaggtggaccagtcatagtcaggacattcatcttcagatagctaggtggaccagtcatagtcaggacattcatctgcagatagctaggtggaccagtcatagtcaggacattaaacttcagatagctaggtggaccagtcatagtcaggacattaaacttcagatagctaggtggaccagtcatagtcagtacattcatcttcagatagctaggtggaccagtcatagtcaggacattcatcttcagatagctaggtgagacaaccacatatcacagtcatagtcaggacattcatcttcagatagctaggtggaccagtcatagtcaggacattcatcttcagatagctggggggaccagtcatagtcaggacattcatcttcagatagctaggtgagacaaccacatatcacagtcatagtcaggacattcatcttcagatagctaggtgggacaaccacatatcacagtcatagtcagtacattcatcttcagatagctaggtgagacaacctcatatcacagtcagcacattcatctccagatagctaggtggaccagtcatagtcaggacattcatctgcagatagctaggtggaccagtcatagtcagtacattcatctccagttagctaggtggaccagtcatagtcagtacattcatctgcagatagctaggtggaccagtcatagtcagcacactcatcttcagatagctaggtgagacaaccacatatctcagtcatagtcagcacattcatcttcagatagctaggtgggacaaccacaaatcacagtcatagtcaggacattcatctgCAGacagctaggtggaccagtcattgtcagtacattcatcttcagatagctaggtggaccagtcatagtcaggacattcatcttcagatagctagatgaaacaaccacatatctcagtcataggAAGTAACTTTTCAGCAAAGGCAGTGCTAGTTGGGAAGTCAAGGGGGTGGAACCATTTTGTCATTATATCCATCACTTTCAGGTGGAAACCAGTTCCAAGGGTCTGGTTTGGAATTGGGCCCAAGAGAAAATGAGGACACGGTCAGTTTGGTTTGGAACTAGGACCCTGGCTGAGGCTCACCTGTTTGCCGTCGACCTCGATGTCAGCCACATAGTTCTCGAACACAGTGGGCACATAGACCTCTGGGAACTGGTCTTTACTGAAGACGATCAGCAGGCAGGTCTTCCCACACGCTCCGTCTCCCACTATCACCAGCTTCTTCCTGATTGCAGCCATCTATATGAGGGGGAGGATcgagaaagaggggagaaggagaggtgaaacaggggaggtggaagagagacagggggagagatggagagagggacgaTAGAGATTAACACTCATATTATACCACTGCATCCCATCTTTGTTTCCGTTTAGCCTGCATAGTGATACCCTGATTTTAGCCTACTTCACAAAAGGTAGCTCAGGGTTTCTTGTTCCTGGGGTAATTTTGTTTATAGCCCTTAACTATTACACCTGATACAGATGATATGTGTATTCATATTGACCTAGATCAATTTTGTTCATGGGCGGATGGTAACCTAGCGTTTAAGAACATaaaggccagtaactgaaagtttgCTGGTTCGAATCACCAAGTCAACCATGTGAAAAATCTCtgtgcccatgagcaaggcacttaaccattagtcgctctggataacagcgactaaaattactaaaatgtaaatgttcatATGAATGAAATACAGTGTTCTTGCATATGACCAAGGAATGATAACTTAAATGTCATAAGGGAAACATATTTGAGATAATTActatatctagctagctaacgttgcctTGGCCAGCTAATGTTATTAGCTAGCTGGCGTTAGCTAACTAATTAGCTAATAAACTAGACAGCAAATACAAAAGTAACCACGAACAATCAAGTAAACACATTGTTAGTGAGaaatattgtgtgtgtttttgtttatatTTCTTGTAAATAGTTAACGGTTTAGTTTGGTAATTTGCTAGTTAGCTAGAAAAAGGCAGTAAGTATTGTAAGGATACGCCTGACGCCCAAAACCGGTAATTCATGTCAGAATGTATACACATTTGGTTAAGggtttaaggttaggagttagtggTTGGTTTAAGCGTCAGCTGTGTCCTTTATATTCtttcccagttagatagccagcTAGCTTATGCGAcaacaagttagctagctaatgtttggTTGTCAATACTTTGAGCTCCATTTGCGGTTTTAAAAAGTCATGGCTATAGATTTCATAAGTGTTTTAGTTATATATAATCATCAATATACGGTTGTTACGCAACTGTATTAGATAAAGATAGTTAAAAGAAGGAATAGCTAGATTAAAGTGATGCTACCGTCTGTTAGCTCTGTTTCGGGTTGTCGCCGCTTCTCTTCCGGTCCGAGCTGAAATCCCCGCCCACTTTGGACTGCCACGCACTGGCAGCATATAGAGAGACCTAGACAGGACTAGATCTACAGATCTAGCTTAAAAATGTCTACaaatctcaacaacaacaaaaatctaatTGGAAAGAAACAGTGAAAAGATTGCATCATACTAACCCACCGGTTTTGTTTTGATTTGCACTTTACAAGAAATAGCAAGAAATAGCATAACACAAATAATATCCACATGAATCAAAGAAAGGAAAGAAGTCAAAgagtaaaaaacaaaaaacaagtgATAAAgaaaatgtataaatatatttagaaaAATAAACTAATTTCAGAAGTTGACCCAGGTCACCCCCCAGGTCACCCCCCAGGTCAACCCCCAGGTCAACCCCCTCTCCCCAGGTCATCCACCCTCTCAAGCTCACTCTTTGTTCTGGCACCTCccgatttacaaatgaagcactggACTCTTTATATAATACTAAATAATATGTTCTGATTTAGACTGAGCCATTATTCTGCTCCTGTCGAACAGGGGCAGGGGGGAAAATACGTTATCCATATTTAAATAGCAAATGGGAGACGCTTTCCTGTGGTTCCTCTTCATGCCAACTCTGGTTGTAAAGCGAAGGACTGTGCTTAATATATGGAaagttgataaataaatatagtagacctagcctatagaaaactgataaattaatatagtagacctagcctatagaaaactgataaattaatatagtagacctagcctatagaaaactGATAAATTAATATAGTAGACcaagcctatagaaagctgataaatatagtagacctagcctatagaaaactgataaa contains:
- the LOC110529252 gene encoding rho-related GTP-binding protein RhoA-A; this translates as MAAIRKKLVIVGDGACGKTCLLIVFSKDQFPEVYVPTVFENYVADIEVDGKQVELALWDTAGQEDYDRLRPLSYPDTDVILMCFSVDSPDSLENIPEKWTPEVKHFCPNVPIILVGNKKDLRNDEHTRRELAKMKQEPVKSEEGRDMANRIGAYGCQECSAKTKDGVREVFEMATRAALQAKRRGKKNACMLL